The stretch of DNA GGTGATGGGAGAGGGGTAAAAAGCGATGTCTTCGGTAGTCTGGTCGAAAAAATAGTTGTTGTTTTTATCGGAAAGTGCAATCAATTGGTAGGTCCCCGCTCGAATATTGCGAAGATTAAACGTGCCTTCTTTGTCGGTTCGGCTGATGTATTTGGGAGGGGTAGTGGTAAACAAAGTGTCAGAACCTGCCTCATACAAAGCCACCAATACGTTTTCGGCTGCGGCTTTGTCTTTGGCATACATGACTTCTCCACGAATGGCTAAAGAGTCAATTTCATCGCCTGTCGCAAAGGCATACTCGTGGTTTTCCAGCTCATTTCCCTCATTGTTGTCTTGAATCGCCAAGCCAAAATTGATGGTATAGGTCGTGTTTTCCTGCAAATCTTCTTGCAGTTCGATGGTCAAAGTTTTGCCTTTGATTTTGAATTCAGGGCGTTTGATCATCAAAGGAGAGATGACGATTTGCTCAGTGGGATTGTTGAGTTTGATAAATTCGTCAAACTCAATTTCAATTGTTTTAGCATTGAAGTTGGTAGATAGGTGAGGGGGGCTTACTGCCAAAACCTTAGGGGGGATTTCGTCTTTTGCTCCACCATTAGGTGATATTTGCTTTGCACAAGCTATCAATAAGCAATACCCCAATAGGCATAAGTAAAAAATCTGTAGCCATTTTTTCAAAATCATATGCATACTATTCACCAATTACTGATCCACTAATCACTACTATCTCCCCAAATGCACCATCAACACCGATACATCAGAGGGTGAAACACCACTGATTCTGCTTGCTTGACCTAATGTGACAGGTTTGATGCTACCCAATTTTTCCCTTGCTTCCGAGGATAGCCCTTTTAGCTGCTCATAATCAAAAGAAGGGTTCAGTTTGATGTGTTCCAAACGGTTCATTTTTTCAGCAGTTTCCTGTTCTTTTTGGATGTAGTGGTCGTATTTTGCGCCAATTTCGACCTGCTCAATGGCTTCTGCCGAGTAATTTGCCATAAATTCACCAATCTTTGGCACTTGCGAAAGGGTTGCGATATCAATTTGTGGGCGGAGCAGAAGGTTGAAAACCTTCATTTTTTGACGTAGGGGAGGCGTACCCTTTGCCTCCAAAATACTATCTATTTCTTCTGGCGAAACGCTGAGATTCTCCAAGAAATACTTGATTTCTGCAGCACCGTTTTTCTTTGCTTCCATCCTATCGTATCTTTCTTTACTCGCCAAACCTATCTCATGACCAATGCCTGTAAGTCGCAAATCGGCATTGTCTTGTCTAAGTAAAATGCGGTATTCTGCACGAGAAGTAAACATTCGATAGGGTTCTTCTGTCCCTTTGTTGATGAGGTCATCAATCAATACGCCAATGTAGGCATCTGAACGCTTCAAAATCACTTCCTCCTCTCCTTTTGCTTTTCGGTGTGCGTTGATTCCTGCCATCAAACCTTGACAAGCGGCTTCCTCATAGCCTGTAGTTCCGTTGATTTGTCCTGCAAAAAATAGATTCTCGACCAACTTTGTTTCCAGAGTATGCTGCAACTGTATGGGTGGAAAGTAATCGTATTCGATGGCATATCCTGGTCGAAACATTTTGGCGTTTTCAAAACCAGGAATTAGCTTCATTGCCTTCATTTGCACATCTTCTGGTAATGATGTAGAAAAACCATTGAGGTAAATCTCTACGGTGTCCCAACCTTCTGGCTCTACAAACAATTGATGCCTGTCACGCTCCGAAAAACGATTGATTTTGTCTTCAATTGAAGGACAATAGCGAGGTCCTACTCCTTTGATGCGCCCTGCAAACATGGGTGAGCGACTAAAACCTGTCTTCAATAAATCGTGAACATCAGAGTTCGTATAGGCAATCCAACAGTTTCTTTGTTTTGTTGGTAAGGGTGTATCGGTAAACGAAAATCGAGACGGAGGGTTATCTCCTTCTTGCACTTCCATCTTACTATAGTCAATACTTCTGCCATCTATTCTTGGTGGCGTTCCTGTTTTCATTCTTCCTGCCTCAAAACCCAACTCTACGAGTTGTGCAGTGATACCTGTCGCAGCTTTTTCGCCCGCTCTTCCACCGCCAAACCGCTTCTCTCCTATGTGAATGAGTCCATTTAGGAATGTGCCATTCGTCAAAACAACCGATTTGCCTGCTATCTCTATACCTAAACTTGTTTTTACCCCACAAACACGTCCATCTTTTACAATTAAACCCACAACCATTTCTTGCCAAAAATCCAAATTAGGTGTTTGCTCCAATTGCAGTCGCCACTCGGCGGCGAACAACATTCGGTCATTTTGTGTGCGAGGACTCCACATTGCAGGGCCTTTGGACTTGTTCAACATTCTGAATTGAATCATCGTTTTATCTGTCACAATCCCAGAATATCCTCCCATTGCGTCAATCTCCCGTACTATCTGTCCTTTTGCCACGCCACCCATTGCAGGATTACAAGACATCTGCCCGATTGTCTGCATATTCATTGTGACCAACAGCGTTTTTGAACCCAAATTTGCTGCTGCGGCTGCTGCTTCACAACCTGCATGACCACCTCCCACTACTATTACATCGTATTCTGCAAACATTTTTTTATGCTTTATTAAGAGTCAAAACAAGATGTTCTGACTGTTCGTTTTATTTTTTTGAAAAACCATGAAATAAATCTTTCGACGTATTCCTCTCATCCACAAAAATAACAATTCTATCTGTACTGTTCTTTAGAAAATATGTTCCCCGTAGAACATATTATTGTTGGAGCTTCAAAGGAGAACTATAAATGTTCCCCGTAGAACAATTATGGAAGAACAAGAACTTTCTCTATAAATGAAAAATGGGAGAACAGCAAACAAAAAATTGCAGCTACTCTCCCATCTCTTTTTGAAGTTTGTTTAGACTAAGCCTTTACGATGTTGTGCTGCCTGTTCGAGTAAATCCCAAACGTTTTCTTCCACCACTTACTGCTTTTCTCTCGTCAAACATTTCGACATCCATCAAAATGATATTTTTTAGCATTTCATCTGTTCGTTCTTCTTTTGGCATTGCAGCCAATCTTAGATTTTGATTTTTGATAATTTCGTCAATCGTTTTCACTACTGTTCGACCATTGCCAAAGAATGAATCTTTGGTGGCTTGCAAGTAGCCCAAATATCTACGAAGGTGTGTTTTTGCATCTTCTTCGATGGTATAACCTTCTTTCTCGATTTTTCTGACTGCAATTTCAAGGAGCGATTTCACAGAGAAATCTTCAAAGACCAACAATCTATCAAAACGGGATTTGAATCCAGGATTTGATTCCAAGAAAGATTTCATAGGGTCAGGATATCCTGCCACTACTACAGCAAATTGTCCTTTTTGATCTTCCATTCGTTTGATTAAAGTTTCGATGGCTTCTTTACCAAAATCTGTTTGTCCACGTTGTGTGAGTGCGTAAGCTTCATCAATGAACAAAACACCACCGATTGCAGCATCAATTTTTTCAGAAGTTTTCAATGCCGTTTGTCCAACATAACCTGCTACCAAACTATGCCGATCACATTCTACGAGATGTCCTCTTTCTAAAACACCCAAAGCTTTGAATATACCAGACAAGATTCGGGCAACTGTTGTTTTACCTGTTCCTGGGTTTCCTGTGAATACAGAGTGTAGCGAAAATTTGTTGAGCACGTCCTTCCCTATCTCTCTATAAAAACGAACCAACTGTACCAACTCCGAAATTTCTTTTTTCACTTCTGCCAATCCTACCAAAGCATTCAATTCTTCCAAAGATTCTGCAAGCAGTTCTTCATTGATTGGAATATCTGGCAGTGTCTTTTCTTTTTGTTTGAATATTTTTTCAAAATCCTCTACTATCAAAGTTGACAAATCTTCTTTTGACAAACTCTTTGGACTTTCCTGCTTCATCACCCTCAATCCCAAATTGATTTTGGCTTCGCTAATGAGTGAATTAACATAGCGTGCATTTCCAAAAAATCGGTCTCTGGTTCGATATGCTTCTACAATCTTGCTGTATAAAAATGCTTTTGATTGAGGTGTTAATAAAATGTTTCGTTTGTTTGCAGCATACTCGGCAATGTCTGCCAACTCTTGAGGAATGTAATCAGGGAATTCAAACCATTGTGTAAAACGAGATTTCAAGCCTGGATTAGCATCCATAAATGTTCTCATCTCACTAGGATAACCTGCAACAATAATGGATAAATCTCCCGTTCCATCGGACATTTCTTTTACAAGAATTTCTATGACTTCTCTACCGAAATCTTTGAGATCGTCTTTTGCACGAGCCAAACTGTATGCTTCATCAATAAACAAAATTCCGCCTCTTGCATTTTTGATAGCTTCCTTTACTTTTGGCGCAGTTTGTCCGATATACTCACCTACCAAGTCCGCACGATCCACTTCATGGACATGACCTTTGGATAGCAAGCCCATGTGTTTGTAAATTCGACCCAACATATTTGCTACCGTTGTTTTACCTGTACCTGGGTTTCCTGTAAAAACTGCATGAAGGTTTATTTTTTGAGCATCCTCAAAACCTTTCTCTATTCTGATTTTGACAAACTTTAGATACTCCGCATATTCTTTGATGCGTTGTTTCACCGTTTGAAGCCCAATCAAGGCTTCCAAGTCAGACATTACTTCTTCAAAAGTTTGCGGTTGTTCTTGTTCTTTAGGAATCAACTTTGCACCAGTGCTGGGGATCAATGCCTCAGACATACCTTCTTCAAAAGCATCTGAAACCTCAAAGGGTAAAATAGCTACCAAATGATCCATGAAAATGATTTCAAGGGTATAATTATCGTGAAACCATGTGCCTTTGTCATTTGAACCCCATCCTGACGTGATGGTATAGGTTTTGTCCGTAGGTTTGATATGAAATACTTCAACGGTTTCTCCCTTCAATTGATGGGCATCGTTGTAAAATTTGAAGAAGACCTCACAGTTCCATGCCTTTTCTACTACCAAGTTTTGCATGGCAAATTCTACAAAAACATAACGAGCATTTTTTCCGTCAAATCCTTTATAATATGTTCTACTATTTATAGGAATATTATTATCAGGGCCTTCATAAAGCTTTATAGATTCAATAGAAAAATATGGGTTATTATCTTCGGTAACGACTCCTACATCTTCTACCCAAAACTTTTGACTTGCAATTAGCTTCCCTTCGATATAGGCTTCCCAAAGATAAGTGCCTTTCTTCCAGTACAAGCCAGTTTTTTTATTGCCCCATCCTTCACGGATATACACAATATTAGATTCCTTACTCACCTCTTTCACCGAAGTAAGTTTACAAAGTTCTTGCTTCTTCGTTCCTCGAAGCGCAAAGGCTTTCAGCGTAACCTCCATTTTCCAATCTTCCTGATCGAATAATTTATTGTAGAATGAAAATTCTGCATAAATATACGATGCTTCTGACCGATCAAATACACGACGGTATTTCTTCTGTTCATTGGCAAGCCACTCCGAAGAACCATATATTTTGAGGTCTCTAAATTTATAGGCGATAAATGAGGTATCTTTTTTCTCTGACATAATGTACAAGTTACTTATTTGTGTCGCTATTCTTAAACGGCAAACAACAAGCCAAGTTGTGAATTACTAAGAATTAAAAAATTCAATGTGTGATGTCTTTGACATTCATTTACTATTAATGCCAATATTGATTTTTTAGTTTCCATTCAAGGTTAAAAACAGCTAAAACATCAAAAATACTAAAAATTACCCAACCCTGCTTGTAAATGAACTGTTAAATAAAAACGAAAAAGGCATCTTGCAATTTTTAAAGTGCAGATGCCTTCAGATTTTGATTAAAACAAACTATTGCAGTGATTAGCAATGAGTGACCCACATGTAGCTTTTCAAAAAAAAGAACAATGAAAGGACTCTAATTACTTTGACTTTTTTCTAAAATGGAACTTTCTTGTTTTTTGACTTTGAAATTAGCGACCGATTCCTCCCCAAAAACTTTTGTTTGCTTTCTCTTCTCCACCCAATGAAGCCATGTAGGCCGTAGGATAAATTCGTTTTACGAACTTGTCAATATCTTGAACAGTCACCCGACCGTCTTTGTCCTCATCCAGTCCCGAATTCATTTTGTACGCAGCCGAAGGTTGCTCATACAAGCTAAAGCAATATTCCTCTTCCAAAGCACGAGGATACAAAATAGCAAGGTACAAATCGGTCAAACTTTCGTATTGTCGGTGCAATTTTCGTTTGGCATCCAAGTATTTGTACACAAAATCCAACTGCTCTATGTGATTCATATTCCGTAGTTTTTCTACCGTAATGTTAAAATCCTTTGCAGTAGCAGGCATCCATTGAATCAAACCTGTTGCGCCACTGCCTTTGTGATTTGATACAGACGCATCAAACCGAGATTCAGCGTGCATGACAGCCATCAACCATTCAGGAGCAATTTTTAAATCATCACAAACCTGCCTTACTTTTTCTTCAAAAGCATTTGAGTTGTAAACATATTTTTCGGCTTGATCCAATAGATACAAAGACGGTTCTGCAATCGCTTCAGCTACAGCAGTAGGGGCTTTGTTCGAGACATTCATCAAACGATAGGTGAAGATGTTACTCAACACGATAAACAAAAGTAAAAAGCCAAAAGATTTGACATTGAGTTGGACATTTTGATTCCATTTTAGAAGTTGTTTCATCTTATTAAAATTTTGAAGGTTAGCAAAGGAAAGTCACATCTAAACTTGCTTGACAACAAATTTAGTATTTTGCTAAGAAATTAGCAAATCTTTTGCCAACTTTTAATTTTTAATAACACATCTTTAGAAAAAATTTCTTCAAAACTATAAAAATATAATGCCAACAACTTTATGATTTTCAAAATTTTAACCAAAAAAATAAAGCATTCTTATTTCAAGAATAAGATACTAAAATAATTAGTTTTTTTTAAAAAAAATCACTTCAACAGAAATAATAACA from Chitinophagales bacterium encodes:
- the mnmG gene encoding tRNA uridine-5-carboxymethylaminomethyl(34) synthesis enzyme MnmG: MFAEYDVIVVGGGHAGCEAAAAAANLGSKTLLVTMNMQTIGQMSCNPAMGGVAKGQIVREIDAMGGYSGIVTDKTMIQFRMLNKSKGPAMWSPRTQNDRMLFAAEWRLQLEQTPNLDFWQEMVVGLIVKDGRVCGVKTSLGIEIAGKSVVLTNGTFLNGLIHIGEKRFGGGRAGEKAATGITAQLVELGFEAGRMKTGTPPRIDGRSIDYSKMEVQEGDNPPSRFSFTDTPLPTKQRNCWIAYTNSDVHDLLKTGFSRSPMFAGRIKGVGPRYCPSIEDKINRFSERDRHQLFVEPEGWDTVEIYLNGFSTSLPEDVQMKAMKLIPGFENAKMFRPGYAIEYDYFPPIQLQHTLETKLVENLFFAGQINGTTGYEEAACQGLMAGINAHRKAKGEEEVILKRSDAYIGVLIDDLINKGTEEPYRMFTSRAEYRILLRQDNADLRLTGIGHEIGLASKERYDRMEAKKNGAAEIKYFLENLSVSPEEIDSILEAKGTPPLRQKMKVFNLLLRPQIDIATLSQVPKIGEFMANYSAEAIEQVEIGAKYDHYIQKEQETAEKMNRLEHIKLNPSFDYEQLKGLSSEAREKLGSIKPVTLGQASRISGVSPSDVSVLMVHLGR
- a CDS encoding AAA family ATPase; its protein translation is MSEKKDTSFIAYKFRDLKIYGSSEWLANEQKKYRRVFDRSEASYIYAEFSFYNKLFDQEDWKMEVTLKAFALRGTKKQELCKLTSVKEVSKESNIVYIREGWGNKKTGLYWKKGTYLWEAYIEGKLIASQKFWVEDVGVVTEDNNPYFSIESIKLYEGPDNNIPINSRTYYKGFDGKNARYVFVEFAMQNLVVEKAWNCEVFFKFYNDAHQLKGETVEVFHIKPTDKTYTITSGWGSNDKGTWFHDNYTLEIIFMDHLVAILPFEVSDAFEEGMSEALIPSTGAKLIPKEQEQPQTFEEVMSDLEALIGLQTVKQRIKEYAEYLKFVKIRIEKGFEDAQKINLHAVFTGNPGTGKTTVANMLGRIYKHMGLLSKGHVHEVDRADLVGEYIGQTAPKVKEAIKNARGGILFIDEAYSLARAKDDLKDFGREVIEILVKEMSDGTGDLSIIVAGYPSEMRTFMDANPGLKSRFTQWFEFPDYIPQELADIAEYAANKRNILLTPQSKAFLYSKIVEAYRTRDRFFGNARYVNSLISEAKINLGLRVMKQESPKSLSKEDLSTLIVEDFEKIFKQKEKTLPDIPINEELLAESLEELNALVGLAEVKKEISELVQLVRFYREIGKDVLNKFSLHSVFTGNPGTGKTTVARILSGIFKALGVLERGHLVECDRHSLVAGYVGQTALKTSEKIDAAIGGVLFIDEAYALTQRGQTDFGKEAIETLIKRMEDQKGQFAVVVAGYPDPMKSFLESNPGFKSRFDRLLVFEDFSVKSLLEIAVRKIEKEGYTIEEDAKTHLRRYLGYLQATKDSFFGNGRTVVKTIDEIIKNQNLRLAAMPKEERTDEMLKNIILMDVEMFDERKAVSGGRKRLGFTRTGSTTS
- a CDS encoding lytic transglycosylase domain-containing protein — encoded protein: MKQLLKWNQNVQLNVKSFGFLLLFIVLSNIFTYRLMNVSNKAPTAVAEAIAEPSLYLLDQAEKYVYNSNAFEEKVRQVCDDLKIAPEWLMAVMHAESRFDASVSNHKGSGATGLIQWMPATAKDFNITVEKLRNMNHIEQLDFVYKYLDAKRKLHRQYESLTDLYLAILYPRALEEEYCFSLYEQPSAAYKMNSGLDEDKDGRVTVQDIDKFVKRIYPTAYMASLGGEEKANKSFWGGIGR